The genome window CTCCATGTGCTTCCAGCCCAGGGTGGAGCGCGGCATGTCCTCCCGGTGGAACACCGGATTCAGCCCGGCGCGGCGCTGCACGGAGTAATGGCGCAGCACCGCCACGGCCACCCCGCTCAGCGGCACCAAAGCAATGAGGTTGATGGAGGCCATCAGGCCGCTAAACACGTCCGCCAGCGCCCACACCAGGGGCACCGAGCCGATGGCTCCGCCAAACACGCACACGGCCACGAGCACGCGGAATGCCCGCAGCCACTGCTTGCTGCGGCGCTTGCCCGCCAGGTATTCGATATTGGACTCGCCGTAATAGTAATTGCCTATGATGGAGGAATACGCCAGGAAGATAATGATGAACGTGAGGAAGTGAATACCCCACTCGCCCACGGAGGCCGCCAGGGCGTTCTGGGTGAGTTCCATGCCGCCGGTCTCCTGGCTGAGGTCCTGCCCGGCCAGCAGAATGATGAAGGCCGTCATGGAGCACACCACCAGGGTGTCAAAGTACACGCCCAGGGTCTGAATCAGACCCTGCTTGGCGGGGTGGGATACGGAGGCCGTGGCCGCCGCATTGGGCACCGAGCCCATGCCCGCCTCGTTGGAGAACAGCCCGCGCCGCACGCCCTGGATAAACACCGTGGCCAGGGTCGCGCCGGCGAACTCACGGAAGCCAAAGGCGTGGGCCACGATGTCCACGATCATGCCGGGCACCTTATCAATGTTCAGGCCAATCACGATGAAGGCCAGCACGATGTACAGCACCGCCATCACCGGCACCACGGTCTGTGTGAAGGAGGCGATGCGCTGCACGCCGCCGAACACGATCACCAGGGTCACCGCCGCGAGCACCAGGCCAATCACGGCGTTGGTGCCGGTATCATCGCTGCCCATCGAGGTGGAGATCGCCGCGCTGATGGAGTTGGACTGCACCGCGTTAAACACAAAGCCATAGGTCACGCAGATCACCACGGCAAAGACCACGGCCAGGGGCTTCCAGCCCAGGGCGCGCGTCATGTAATAGGCCGGGCCGCCACGATAGGAGTCCTTATCGCGCACCTTGTACACCTGCGCCAGGGTGGACTCGATGAAGGAGGTGGCACCGCCGACGATCGCCAGGCACCACATCCAAAACACCGCGCCCGGCCCGCCCACGGCCACCGCCAGGGCCACGCCCGCCACGTTGCCGGTGCCCACGCGGGAGGCCGCGGACATGGTAAAGGCCTTAAAGGCGGAGATTCCCTTGGTGCCCTCGGAAATCTCGGAGGGCTTTTCCACCACGGAGCGGAACATATCCGGCAGGAAGCGGATCTGCACCAGGGCGGTGCGGAAGCAGTAGGCCAGGCCGGAGAGGATCAGAACCGGGACGACCCATACCGCCCAAAAAATATTATTGATTGCCTCCACGGCATCAACCAAGAAATCCATGCGCAAGAGATTACCGTTCCCCCAGGGCGGAGTAATAACTCCGCCCACGTTGAGCCGCCATTATTACCCCCGTTATAGATATGGTTCCTAACATGACCGCCATGAATACGGATTCCGCTTTCCCCTCCCGGCTTCTTGACGGCCCCCGAGGCCGCAGGTTCGCCCTGGAGTATGCCTTGGCGTCGGAAGCCACCACGGGTGCCTCCACGCACTCTCTCTTTTCCCTGGCCCACGGGTTTACCCCTTTCACCCCGGAGTCCGGGGAACTAGCCGCCGATATTCTCGCGCTCCTGCCCCTCGCACCCGTGACTCCCGAGTTACTGCGCCGATGCCTGATCTCCACCACGGAGGCGGCCGCCTATTGGCAGGAACCGGACACCCCGGATCTCCTGGCCGCTACCGCCCCGGTGCGCCGCGCCCTAGAAAGAGTGGCCCGGCACCTGGGGGATTCGCCGCATTTTCGGTCCTGGTGGGCACCGCGCGACGTGCGCTCCCAGGAACAATGGGTGGTGGATTGGGAGGACCGCGGCTTCCCACCCCCGCTCCCGGAGAACCTCTCCCCGCTGGTAGCCTGGCGCGCCACCACCTTAGAAAGGGAAGAACGCGCCGCGCGGGAGAAACCCCGCGATCCCCGCGCCTCTTATGGCGATTGCTGGTGGTCTATCCCTCACTTCGATACCCCGGCCACCATGCCGCCGTGTTTCGACGGCACCCCCTCCGGGCTGTACTACGTGGAGGATTCCCTGGGCTGGGCGCGTGCCCGCACCCGCCGCGCCGTCTATCCGCCTGTGTCCTCGCCCCTGAACCTGTACCGCATTGATTCCGCCGAGGACTGGGCCTCGCTGTGCTCGCGCTTTCCCCTTGAGGTCACCGCCATTACTCGGCACGACTGGTACCGCACCACCGGCCGTGACGG of Corynebacterium sp. 21KM1197 contains these proteins:
- a CDS encoding alanine/glycine:cation symporter family protein, translating into MDFLVDAVEAINNIFWAVWVVPVLILSGLAYCFRTALVQIRFLPDMFRSVVEKPSEISEGTKGISAFKAFTMSAASRVGTGNVAGVALAVAVGGPGAVFWMWCLAIVGGATSFIESTLAQVYKVRDKDSYRGGPAYYMTRALGWKPLAVVFAVVICVTYGFVFNAVQSNSISAAISTSMGSDDTGTNAVIGLVLAAVTLVIVFGGVQRIASFTQTVVPVMAVLYIVLAFIVIGLNIDKVPGMIVDIVAHAFGFREFAGATLATVFIQGVRRGLFSNEAGMGSVPNAAATASVSHPAKQGLIQTLGVYFDTLVVCSMTAFIILLAGQDLSQETGGMELTQNALAASVGEWGIHFLTFIIIFLAYSSIIGNYYYGESNIEYLAGKRRSKQWLRAFRVLVAVCVFGGAIGSVPLVWALADVFSGLMASINLIALVPLSGVAVAVLRHYSVQRRAGLNPVFHREDMPRSTLGWKHMEAWDGADPITVRDERYANLDYQWRK